The genomic stretch AAAAATGTCTATATTTATAGAATAATTGCCTATATTATTAATATAACCTGATTTTTTATTATCAATTGTTTTGCAAAATACCATTTCATTATTGGTAATAAATCTTGGTTTTGAAAGGGGTCTTTTCTTTTTAGTAAGTACAATAATATTTTTTTCATTGCCAGTATTTTGACTTAAGCAATGGAAGCATAAAAAAGTAAATGCAAAAATTAAAAATATTATATTTACAATTCGCATAATGTTTTTGTAAAAAAATAAACAGAACACAGAAGACACATATTAAACAAGATTTACACAGATTGTTTTTTTATCATTAGTAAATATTTTTCTGCGAATCTCAGGCTTTTTTCCGAAATTTAAAAGTAATCCTATTTCTTTATCGGTTGCTTTCAAATAATTTATAAGCTGCAATTCGTGTTCCTGTATTAATACTTCGGCAGCTTTCAACTCTATAATTATTTTATCATTTACAATAATATCGGCAAAATAATCACCTATTCCAATTTCTTTGTAAAAAACTTTAATGGGTTTTTGTTTTTCGCAAATTAGTCGATTGGCTTGCAATTCAATAATCATGGCATTTTCATAAACTTTTTCTAAAAAACCATATCCTAATTCATTGTAAACTTCATAAAAGCATTTTATTATTTTATCTGTTAAATCTTTATGTAAATATTCCATTTTGAAAATTATCTGTGTAAATCTTGTTTAATCTGTGTTATCTGTGTGCTATTTTTAAAGTTTAATTGCTTCCTCAAGAAATTTTTCTTTATCAACCGGCACAATACCGCTATGTTCGCAAACAATTCCGCCTGCCAGATTTGCAAGAGATGCCAGTAAACTCAAATTGGTTTTTAATGCAATACACAATGCAGCAACACAAACAACAGTATCTCCTGCACCCGAAACATCAATAATATCGCGAATGTGAGCCGGAATAATTTGTTTCTTGCCTTTATTGCTTATTAAAACTCCTTGAGCAGAAAGCGTTAGCAATGTTATTTCGTTTTTCAGATTATTTTCAAGTATGTCAATAGCTTTATAAATAGCATCAACATTGTTTTGAGCAATATCAAGTTTCAATCCTTCTCTTAATTCTTTCAGATTCGGTTTGAATAAAATAACATTTTTATAATTATTAAAATTTCTTTTCTTCGGGTCAACAACTGTCGGAATATTTGATTTTACTGCTAATTCAACAACTTCTTCAATCAGTTTTTTTGTAATCACACCTTTATCATAATCCTGAAAAATCATTACATCAATTTTATTTTCTTTTATTATTGATGTGATTTTTTCAAACAAAGTATTTTCTTCATCGCTGCTTATTTCCTCATCAGTTTCCTCATCCACTCTGATAAGCTGATGGTTGTTTGCAATAACTCTGAACTTTGTTGTTGTTATTCGTTTGTCGCTTTTTATTATTCCTTTTGTTGAAATATTACTTTCTTTAAATAAATTAAGTAAAGATTCGCCTTTGTTGTCGTTGCCGATAACTGAGCATATAATTGGATTTGCTCCGAGAGATTTTACATTTAGGGCAACATTAGCTGCACCGCCAAGCCGTTCCTGACGTTTTTCAACCATAACAACAGGAACGGGAGCTTCGGGAGAAATCCTGTCGGCATCGCCCCAGATGTATGAATCGAGCATCACATCGCCAATGATTAAAACATTAAGCGAATTGAAATTGTTGAAAATATTTGTTATTTCCTGTTTTTGCATTTTTATTATTTATAATTACAGAAATCAAAATTATAAAAAATATCGAAACAACTGATTTTTTAGTATGTAAAATTCTGGTTACTTTT from Bacteroidales bacterium encodes the following:
- a CDS encoding bifunctional ADP-heptose synthase translates to MQKQEITNIFNNFNSLNVLIIGDVMLDSYIWGDADRISPEAPVPVVMVEKRQERLGGAANVALNVKSLGANPIICSVIGNDNKGESLLNLFKESNISTKGIIKSDKRITTTKFRVIANNHQLIRVDEETDEEISSDEENTLFEKITSIIKENKIDVMIFQDYDKGVITKKLIEEVVELAVKSNIPTVVDPKKRNFNNYKNVILFKPNLKELREGLKLDIAQNNVDAIYKAIDILENNLKNEITLLTLSAQGVLISNKGKKQIIPAHIRDIIDVSGAGDTVVCVAALCIALKTNLSLLASLANLAGGIVCEHSGIVPVDKEKFLEEAIKL
- a CDS encoding GxxExxY protein, producing MEYLHKDLTDKIIKCFYEVYNELGYGFLEKVYENAMIIELQANRLICEKQKPIKVFYKEIGIGDYFADIIVNDKIIIELKAAEVLIQEHELQLINYLKATDKEIGLLLNFGKKPEIRRKIFTNDKKTICVNLV